A stretch of Coccidioides posadasii str. Silveira chromosome 2, complete sequence DNA encodes these proteins:
- a CDS encoding uncharacterized protein (EggNog:ENOG410PRDV~BUSCO:13483at33183) — protein MAAKKKDSTKNAPSFEEIIHAARDRRRKQASTDKFFSKVRSENAPAAKRPAQKEAPRRIEKRTATRGARATRNAEPARTAHTRTADIPRYTTREARLLSSALPDPDLSIKGRATGPTIVLGSNFAPGTTAEDIQSAFEPVGGRMLRCRLIATYPAVMAEMMFADRRGADDVVTKFNNQKADGRILHIRIKPEIT, from the exons ATGGCGGCGAAAAAGAAGGATAGCACAAAGAATGCCCCATCCTTTGAGGAAATCATCCATGCTG CTCGTGATAGGCGCCGCAAGCAAGCTTCAACGGACAAGTTCTTCAGCAAAGTAAGAAGTGAAAATGCACCAGCTGCCAAAAGGCCAGCGCAGAAAGAAGCTCCCAGAAGGATTGAAAAG CGCACGGCAACCAGAGGTGCCAGAGCCACTAGAAACGCCGAGCCCGCACGCACCGCACACACGCGAACTGCAGACATACCTCGCTACACTACCAGGGAGGCTCGTCTACTGTCATCTGCACTACCGGACCCAGACCTGAGCATCAAGGGCCGAGCCACCGGACCTACCATAGTACTCGGCAGCAACTTTGCTCCTGGGACTACAGCTGAAGACATACAATCGGCCTTTGAACCAGTAGGCGGCAGGATGTTGAGATGCCGGCTCATCGCAACGTATCCTGCTGTAATGGCCGAAATGATGTTTGCAGACCGCCGTGGTGCTGATGATGTTGTCACCAAGTTCAATAACCAGAAA GCGGACGGAAGGATCCTGCACATTCGCATCAAACCCGAAATTACCTGA
- a CDS encoding uncharacterized protein (EggNog:ENOG410PQYU~COG:S~TransMembrane:1 (n18-26c31/32o293-314i)~BUSCO:11784at33183): MSILSRVSPFTQLVYARAVILLLLCGELVSAGRLTHSHDFAKRTYKYGQGVPVSCLNRTIDAGEHVTDSSGKLQYIPFPTCNETSAPLSLRYGVSETVTCTIDSLPDTLYHLFEYYVHSDAPLACRVPTVPLLEPSKHFDPGATGEGSHDAFMEGGAPAPFTPLTIALQGTLQKSHLHVWSDMNVLIHRSADGSKKRKTGNKAKKMRGQIVAGAAYSIPSVDVVMEADRKKSGDEKMEVGDVRVPWDPWKAGEGAKVLRGEPLTFKFHVGWVQETNVSGLGMSQGSNMTLSEFVYNSLLFVGAGCLGAVVALWWDHYKRRRSSLWNGDGLLGHPVGQGGFFGRKSRGVSINLGNGGKANGYGGYGFNGKNGASQGYGGYSSGKRD, encoded by the exons ATGTCCATACTATCGAGAGTATCGCCCTTTACGCAACTCGTATACGCCCGCGCAGTCATCCTGCTCCTCCTGTGCGGCGAGTTGGTGTCTGCCGGCAGACTGACGCATTCCCATGATTTCGCGAAGAGGACGTATAAATATGGCCAGGGCGTGCCAGTTAGTTGTTTAAACCGGACGAT AGACGCCGGCGAACAT GTAACCGATTCCTCGGGCAAACTCCAATACATCCCTTTCCCCACTTGCAACGAAACCTCCGCTCCGCTCTCCTTGCGCTACGGTGTCTCCGAAACTGTAACCTGCACCATCGACTCCCTCCCGGACACCCTCTACCACCTCTTTGAATACTACGTCCACTCCGACGCCCCGCTGGCATGTCGCGTGCCCACCGTCCCACTCCTCGAGCCCTCGAAACATTTCGACCCTGGCGCCACGGGAGAAGGTAGCCACGATGCGTTTATGGAGGGCGGTGCTCCAGCACCATTTACGCCGTTGACGATTGCGCTGCAAGGGACGCTGCAGAAAAGTCATTTGCATGTTTGGTCGGATATGAATGTTTTGATTCATAGGTCGGCGGACGGGAgcaagaagaggaagacgGGGAATAAGGCGAAGAAGATGCGGGGACAGATTGTTGCGGGCGCGGCGTATTCGATTCCCTCGGTCGATGTGGTGATGGAGGCGGATAGGAAGAAGAGTGGGGATGAGAAGATGGAGGTTGGAGATGTGCGTGTTCCCTGGGACCCGTGGAAGGCGGGAGAAGGTGCAAAGGTTCTACGTGGTGAGCCGTTGACATTCAAGTTTCATGTTGGCTGGGTTCAGGAGACGAATGTTTCTGGGCTGGGGATGTCGCAGGGTTCCAATATGACGCTCTCCGAATTTGTGTATAACTCCCTTTTGTTTGTGGGCGCCGGATGTTTGGGAGCAGTCGTTGCTCTGTGGTGGGACCATTATAAGCGGAGACGGAGTAGCCTGTGGAATGGCGATGGACTCCTGGGCCATCCTGTCGGGCAAGGCGGATTTTTCGGTCGAAAAAGCCGTGGGGTGTCAATAAACTTAGGAAATGGAGGAAAAGCGAATGGATACGGAGGGTACGGATTCAATGGCAAGAATGGGGCAAGCCAGGGCTACGGAGGATATTCAAGCGGAAAACGAGATTGA
- a CDS encoding uncharacterized protein (EggNog:ENOG410QDRR~COG:D~BUSCO:15574at33183) has translation MMASITIATLPRMTREVLSSLLLSSTSASKVAIIDVRDSDHVGGHILSSTWIPSSSLEAHIPELIRTLKDKEQVVFHCALSQQRGPSAALRYARERARVLGEEEGIKQRVYVLDGGFLRWQEKYGEDQSLTEAYVKDIWLDY, from the exons ATGATGGCTTCTATCACCATCGCGACCCTCCCCCGCATGACCCGGGAggtcctttcttctttgctcCTCTCCTCCACAAGCGCCAGCAAGGTCGCCATCATTGATGTCAGAGATTCAG ACCATGTTGGAGGACATATCCTCTCGTCGACTTGGATCCCCAGCTCCTCGTTGGAGGCACATATTCCAGAACTCATCCGCACCCTCAAAGATAAAGAACAAGTTGTCTTTCACTGCGCACTCAGTCAGCAGCGAGGTCCCTCCGCGGCGTTGAGATATGCTCGGGAGAGAGCCAGAGTCCTTGGTGAAGAGGAAGGAATCAAACAAAGGGTTTATGTCCTCGATGGTGGCTTTTTGCGTTGGCAGGAGAAGTACGGAGAGGATCAAAGTTTGACGGAGGCTTATGTGAAGGATATCTGGTTGGATTACTGA
- a CDS encoding mitochondrial 37S ribosomal protein bS21m (EggNog:ENOG410PT0J~COG:S), which yields MEVRQFVNGLIKAQQTRRQCLRLMSVASPSRSMAALSKRTLTTSTSAEAAAAAATSAPHSKFGNQHFAPPNANNAQTPSTENASKPGQLNEVDQILRAISANPIPKTSPAPSPRQSPPSDGLWGQDIKNMLNMYDKRLPSRSETKKSLSSAVELRLSPSLGRTVAVDHVRNFDVGKALSLMESRCAANKVRVHEREQRFYVRRGQLRKEVRMKRWRKLFKFSFQQTVARCEKLRKQGW from the coding sequence ATGGAGGTCCGACAATTCGTCAATGGCTTAATAAAAGCCCAACAGACACGCCGACAATGCCTCCGCCTCATGTCTGTCGCTTCCCCTTCTCGCTCAATGGCCGCACTATCAAAACGAACCCTAACCACAAGCACATCCGCTGAGGCTGCTGCAGCGGCGGCGACCTCAGCTCCTCATTCCAAATTTGGCAATCAGCACTTCGCACCCCCGAATGCGAATAACGCCCAAACCCCCTCCACAGAGAACGCAAGCAAGCCCGGACAACTAAACGAAGTCGACCAGATCCTTCGTGCCATCTCCGCAAACCCTATTCCCAAAACCAGCCCTGCCCCAAGTCCCCGACAATCGCCGCCCAGCGACGGCCTCTGGGGACAAGACATCAAAAACATGCTGAATATGTACGACAAGCGCCTTCCTTCGAGATCGGAGACCAAAAAGAGTCTTTCCTCGGCAGTAGAGCTACGTCTGTCGCCGTCTCTGGGCCGCACGGTGGCAGTGGATCATGTGCGGAACTTTGATGTTGGGAAGGCCCTGTCGCTAATGGAGAGCCGGTGCGCAGCGAACAAAGTGCGTGTTCACGAGAGAGAGCAGAGATTTTATGTCCGGAGGGGCCAGCTGAGGAAAGAAGTGAGAATGAAGCGATGGAGAAAGCTATTTAAATTCTCATTTCAGCAAACGGTTGCGAGATGTGAGAAATTGAGAAAACAGGGTTGGTAA
- a CDS encoding uncharacterized protein (SECRETED:SignalP(1-18)~EggNog:ENOG410Q5M9) — protein MRLRSFLLSIALIDGILAGSWVKVEPFHTKALRARRGQKDGSFTPGTSPGTGGSCGDAFGAGFTECATSGVCYSPDEGDTCCSEGYPCPAGSFCLAAGKCCPDGLSPEECAAKLSVTLSLTKQPQPSQQPPATNTPPPPANPSSAKPPVVTTHVCPSGPHPPYPTGSPNATIPGSGNPNRPSDLPEFTGAASPQNGVQGAVAVVALLGFVRNFL, from the exons ATGCGTCTTCGAAGTTTCCTCTTATCTATCGCTTTAATCGACGGTATTCTTGCCGGTAGTTGGGTGAAGGTCGAGCCCTTTCACACCAAGGCGCTCCGGGCTCGTCGGGGCCAAAAGGACGGTTCCTTCACCCCTGGCACAAGCCCAGGTACAGGCGGATCCTGTGGAGACGCGTTTGGAGCCGGGTTCACCGAATGTGCCACGAGCGGTGTATGCTACAGCCCTGACGAAGGGGACACTTGCTGTAGCGAAGGAT ACCCGTGCCCAGCCGGTTCCTTTTGTCTGGCCGCAGGCAAATGCTGTCCTGAC GGGCTGTCGCCCGAGGAATGCGCCGCTAAGCTCAGCGTAACACTGAGCCTTACCAAGCAGCCGCAGCCTTCTCAGCAGCCGCCCGCTACGAACACACCTCCACCGCCTGCCAACCCTTCCTCCGCAAAGCCTCCAGTCGTTACCACTCACGTCTGTCCAAGTGGTCCTCATCCTCCTTATCCAACCGGTAGTCCCAACGCCACGATCCCTGGAAGCGGCAATCCGAACAGGCCGTCCGATCTACCGGAATTCACTGGCGCTGCCAGCCCGCAGAATGGCGTACAGGGTGCCGTCGCCGTTGTCGCTTTGCTTGGGTTTGTTCGGAATTTCTTGTGA
- a CDS encoding uncharacterized protein (EggNog:ENOG410PHVH~COG:S~BUSCO:5121at33183) yields the protein MGRLKPSVVLPPQSFRKDARAKQAKAIINRSIPALLASDSRARKGVESTELIVDPPPNEHPLNRRGSKAAPDPEHAPERSNPRISIHAVDTITAALRLHAGAPSPTANGVGVLNMASPLRPGGGVLNGATSQEEFLCVRTTLYPSLQESFYRLPEVGGVWTPDVLIFRDGTSEGNNLAKGKRKYVGVVSAAMLRFPEIEEGERSYTHPEEREVVEKKMRAVMRIFQAKRVDRVVLGAWGCGAYGNPVEEIARAWRKVLLNGSGRDTKEKETWDGIEQVVFAVNDINIGRKFAKHFGEELVVEKVVDEEVDHRTIDQNEQAIKELKSRIEGLEAQIPEARTELLRHRLQEILKGLKLQLAGRMLASGYGEQGQPGTSHQGADDIASHITNAHRLRFPRNAIKFEYCGERGGTVSPSFAGQNLIRIPDGSRNIHPAAPVGTNFGLGSSISNDDQLHLSQTHATDNLPHPQKMSNGATQIVNRLARASRCSRLATPSAAKRYLSSAPQRQWSTPLAKTIADVINTAGPISIAAYMRQCLTSPEGGYYTSRGSTGVEVFGRRGDFVTSPEISQMFGELLGVWMVTEWMAQGRRSRGVQLIEVGPGRGTLMADMLRSVRNFKSFSSSIEAVYLVEASPTLRDIQKQMLCGDAPMEEIEVGYRSTSKHLGVPVVWTEHIRSLPQGDNDVPFIIAHEFFDALPIHAFQCVASPPSETIITPTGPTTLRQPLSSSPTQWRELVVSVNPASQMHAENRLEFRLSLAKTSTPASMVMPEMSERYKALKSTRGSTIEISPESQGYVQEFARRIGGHSNSKIPTTRKPAGAALILDYGPSHSIPVNSLRGIKDHKLVSPFTSPGQVDLSADVDFIALADSAISASPGVEVHGPTEQGSFLHSLGISERAAQLMKRAEDETKRKNIEAGWKRLVERGGGGMGRIYKAMAIIPEAGGMRRPVGFGGQVPA from the exons ATGGGTCGGCTTAAACCCTCCGTCGTCCTTCCACCGCAATCCTTCCGTAAAGATGCTCGCGCGAAGCAAGCCAAGGCAATTATCAACCGGTCTATTCCTGCCCTGCTGGCATCCGACTCCAGAGCACGCAAGGGTGTTGAAAGCACAGAATTGATCGTGGACCCTCCTCCGAATGAGCACCCATTAAATCGCCGCGGATCTAAAGCGGCTCCGGACCCCGAGCACGCTCCTGAAAGGTCTAATCCGAGGATCAGTATTCATGCAGTGGATACAATCACTGCGGCACTTCGTCTCCATGCAGGAGCTCCGTCCCCTACTGCTAATGGTGTGGGGGTTTTAAACATGGCTTCTCCACTTCGACCAGGCGGCGGTGTGCTTAACGGTGCTACGTCTCAGGAGGAGTTTCTCTGCGTGCGCACTACGCTGTATCCTTCATTGCAAGAGTCGTTTTACCGACTTCCGGAGGTCGGCGGAGTGTGGACTCCGGATGTGCTTATTTTCCGAGATGGGACATCTGAAGGGAATAATTTAGCAAAGGGTAAGAGGAAGTATGTAGGGGTGGTGAGTGCCGCCATGCTCAGATTTCCTGAAATCGAAGAGGGAGAAAGAAGCTACACACACCCGGAAGAGAGGGAAGTTGTTGAAAAGAAGATGCGCGCTGTGATGAGAATATTCCAGGCGAAGCGCGTTGATAGAGTGGTCCTGGGGGCTTGGGGGTGCGGCGCGTACGGCAATCCTGTCGAGGAGATTGCGAGGGCCTGGAGAAAAGTGCTATTGAATGGATCGGGTAGGGATacaaaggagaaagaaacaTGGGATGGAATTGAACAGGTTGTTTTCGCAGTTAATGATATCAATATAGGCAGGAAGTTTGCTAAACATTTCGGTGAGGAActtgttgtggagaaagTCGTTGACGAGGAGGTTGATCACCGGACGATAGACCAGAATGAGCAAGCCATCAAGGAGCTTAAGAGCAGGATTGAAGGTCTGGAAGCTCAAATCCCAGAAGCGAGAACGGAATTGTTGCGGCATCGTCTGCAGGAAATCCTGAAAGGGTTGAAGCTTCAGCTGGCCGGCAGGATGCTGGCGTCTGGTTACGGGGAGCAGGGTCAACCAGGGACCAGCCATCAGGGAGCCGATGACA TCGCTTCACATATAACTAATGCCCATCGATTAAGATTTCCCAGAAATGCGATCAAATTCGAATATTGCGGAGAGCGTGGTGGAACAGTTTCCCCATCGTTCGCGGGTCAAAATTTAATTCGAATTCCCGATGGCTCTCGGAATATTCACCCGGCTGCTCCTGTTGGAACAAACTTCGGCCTTGGAAGTTCCATTTCAAATGACGACCAACTTCATCTCTCCCAGACCCACGCGACAGACAATCTTCCTCATCCACAAAAGATGAGCAATGGTGCCACCCAGATAGTGAATCGATTGGCAAGAGCCAGTCGATGTTCTCGACTGGCCACGCCGTCTGCAGCAAAACGATACCTGTCCTCCGCACCCCAGAGACAGTGGTCCACGCCGCTGGCGAAGACCATCGCTGATGTGATAAAT ACTGCCGGCCCGATCTCCATCGCTGCGTATATGCGACAATGCCTCACATCGCCCGAAGGCGGCTACTACACGTCGCGTGGTTCGACTGGGGTTGAAGTGTTCGGGAGAAGGGGAGACTTTGTCACGTCCCCGGAAATTTCACAGATGTTCGGTGAGCTTTTGGGTGTCTGGATGGTGACGGAATGGATGGCCCAAGGGAGACGAAGCCGCGGTGTTCAACTGATCGAGGTTGGCCCGGGAAGGGGCACTCTCATGGCTGATATGCTTCGA TCTGTGCGAAATTTCAAGAGTTTCTCCTCGAGTATCGAGGCGGTTTACCTTGTGGAAGCGAGTCCTACTCTCCGGGATATACAAAAGCAGATGCTATGCGGGGATGCACCTATGGAGGAGATTGAAGTAGGGTACCGGAGTACGAGCAAACATCTGGGCGTCCCAGTTGTATGGACAGAACATATTCGGTCACTCCCACAAG GTGATAATGATGTACCATTCATAATTGCTCACGAATTTTTCGACGCTCTTCCAATCCATGCATTTCAATGCGTTGCATCCCCTCCCTCCGAAACAATCATCACCCCGACCGGTCCTACTACGCTCCGTCAACCGCTCTCATCTAGCCCAACACAATGGAGGGAGCTAGTTGTGTCCGTTAATCCCGCATCGCAGATGCACGCTGAAAATCGCCTTGAATTCCGTTTGTCCCTCGCAAAAACGTCAACTCCGGCTTCAATGGTTATGCCTGAAATGTCTGAACGGTACAAGGCTCTGAAGTCTACCCGCGGATCGACAATTGAAATTAGCCCCGAAAGTCAGGGATATGTACAGGAGTTTGCCCGCCGAATTGGAGGGCATTCAAATAGCAAAATCCCTACCACCCGGAAACCTGCTGGTGCTGCATTGATTTTGGATTATGGACCATCGCATTCAATACCCGTCAACTCACTGCGCGGTATTAAGGACCATAAGCTAGTGTCTCCGTTCACCTCACCTGGTCAAGTCGACTTGAGCGCCGATGTGGACTTCATTGCTTTGGCCGACTCTGCGATCAGTGCCAGTCCCGGCGTCGAAGTCCACGGACCCACGGAGCAAGGAAGCTTTTTGCACTCCCTGGGTATATCAGAAAGAGCAGCGCAGTTAATGAAACGCGCTGAAGATGAGACTAAAAGGAAGAATATAGAAGCCGGATGGAAGCGGCTAGtggagagaggggggggaGGCATGGGAAGAATTTATAAAGCTATGGCCATTATACCTGAGGCAGGCGGGATGAGAAGGCCTGTGGGATTTGGTGGACAGGTTCCAGCCTAA
- the PGI1 gene encoding glucose-6-phosphate isomerase (BUSCO:107464at4751~EggNog:ENOG410PF7S~COG:G~BUSCO:4295at33183): MSGFDQATSLGAWKALEEHHSSAGKDISLKEEFQKDPQRFSKFSRTFNNPADGSEILFDFSKNLITDETLKLLVNLAKEAGVEKLRDEMFNGDPINFTENRAVYHVALRNVSNGPMQVNGKSVVEEVNSVLQHMKEFSEQVRSGEWKGYTGKKIKTIINVGIGGSDLGPVMVAEALKPYADRSLTVHFVSNIDGTHIAEALKESDPETTLFLIASKTFTTAETITNAQTAKAWFLATARDEAHIAKHFVALSTNEAEVTKFGIDKRNMFGFESWVGGRYSVWSAIGLSVALYIGFDNFHQFLAGAHAMDKHFRETPLEQNIPVLGGLLSVWYSDFFGAQTHLVSPFDQYLHRFPAYLQQLSMESNGKAITRSGDFVKYTTGAILFGEPATNAQHSFFQLLHQGTKLIPADFIMAAESHNPVENGKHQRMLASNFLAQAEALMVGKSPDQVRAEGAPENLVPHKTFTGNRPTTSILAQKITPAALGALIAYYEHVTFTEGAVWNINSFDQWGVELGKVLAKKIQSELETKGAGSGHDASTSGLIAAYKKKAGLL, translated from the exons ATGTCTGGTTTTGATCAAGCAACCTCGCTGGGCGCCTGGAAGGCCCTCGAGGAGCACCATAGCTCTGCGGGCAAGGACATTTCTCTAAAGGAAGAGTTCCAGAAGGATCCCCAGCGATTCAGCAAGTTCTCCCGCACGTTCAACAACCCCGCAGACGGCTCTGAAATCCTGTTTGACTTCTCCAAGAACCTGATCACCGATGAGACCCTCAAGCTCCTCGTCAACCTGGCCAAGGAAGCTGGTGTCGAGAAGCTTCGCGATGAGATGTTCAACGGTGATCCGATAAACTTTACTGAGAATCGTGCCGTCTACCATGTTGCCCTGCGCAACGTGTCCAATGGGCCCATGCAGGTCAACGGGAAGAGTGTCGTGGAGGAGGTCAATAGCGTTTTGCAGCACATGAAGGAGTTCTCAGAGCAGGTTAGAAGCGGAGAATGGAAAGGATATACTggaaagaagatcaagactATCATCAACGTCGGAATTGGCGGTTCTGATCT CGGTCCAGTTATGGTCGCAGAGGCTCTAAAGCCATATGCTGACCGCAGCCTTACGGTGCACTTTGTCTCAAACATCGACGGAACACACATCGCTGAAGCACTGAAAGAATCCGACCCTGAAACCACCCTCTTCCTGATCGCGTCCAAGACTTTCACGACCGCCGAAACGATCACAAACGCTCAAACCGCAAAGGCCTGGTTCCTCGCGACAGCTAGAGACGAAGCCCATATCGCTAAGCATTTCGTCGCTCTCTCAACCAATGAAGCTGAAGTCACAAAGTTTGGTATCGACAAGAGGAACATGTTCGGTTTCGAGTCGTGGGTGGGCGGTCGGTACTCCGTGTGGAGCGCAATTGGCTTGTCCGTTGCTCTTTACATCGGCTTTGACAACTTCCACCAGTTCCTTGCTGGTGCCCATGCTATGGATAAACATTTCAGGGAGACTCCCCTCGAACAGAATATTCCGGTTCTCGGAGGCCTTTTGAGCGTTTGGTATAGTGATTTCTTTGGCGCTCAGACTCACCTGGTTTCGCCGTTTGACCAGTACCTACACCGATTCCCTGCCTACCTCCAGCAGCTCTCGATGGAAAGTAATGGCAAGGCCATCACCCGATCCGGCGACTTTGTCAAATACACCACCGGTGCTATCTTGTTTGGCGAGCCTGCCACCAATGCCCAGCACAGCTTCTTCCAGCTTCTCCACCAAGGCACGAAGCTCATCCCAGCCGACTTTATCATGGCTGCGGAATCACACAACCCCGTCGAAAACGGCAAGCATCAGCGCATGCTTGCTTCCAACTTCCTCGCTCAAGCTGAAGCTCTGATGGTCGGAAAGTCTCCCGACCAAGTTCGGGCCGAAGGAGCGCCAGAAAACCTCGTTCCTCACAAGACCTTCACAGGTAACCGCCCGACAACCTCTATCCTCGCTCAGAAGATCACTCCCGCCGCTCTGGGCGCTCTCATCGCATATTACGAGCATGTCACCTTCACCGAGGGCGCCGTCTGGAATATCAACTCGTTCGACCAGTGGGGAGTCGAGCTTGGCAAGGTCCTTGCAAAGAAGATCCAAAGCGAGCTGGAGACAAAGGGCGCAGGAAGCGGCCACGATGCTTCCACAAGTGGGCTGATTGCCGCTTACAAGAAGAAGGCCGGTCTTCTGTAA